The following coding sequences lie in one Halogeometricum rufum genomic window:
- a CDS encoding Gfo/Idh/MocA family protein: MKFGVLSTAGIARKSLIPAIHASDHEVTAVASRDAETAATFAANNGIPESYGSYERLLSADVDAVYNPLPNALHAEWTRRAADAGLDVLCEKPLTTDAESAADLFDYCEDADVTLMEAFMYHFHPRTVRAREIASEELGAVRSVEAAFKFRLDDPADIRLNPELGGGSLFDVGSYAVSAARNFLGEPDRAYAHLADTRDSGVDTEAAGVLEYADGRTARVASGFDTTHVERYRVEAVDGYLEATDCFGPGRTSVGLTYGVDGREVTETFDAVDQYRLQVDHFAEAAAAGTTPRVDRAETVANMRAIDALRASAAEGRPVPVGRDGE, translated from the coding sequence ATGAAATTCGGTGTCCTGAGCACCGCGGGTATCGCTCGCAAGTCGCTGATTCCGGCCATCCACGCGAGCGACCACGAGGTGACGGCCGTCGCCTCGCGGGACGCCGAGACGGCGGCGACGTTCGCCGCGAACAACGGGATTCCGGAGTCCTACGGGAGCTACGAGCGACTCCTCTCGGCCGACGTGGACGCGGTGTACAACCCGCTCCCGAACGCGTTGCACGCCGAGTGGACCCGCCGGGCCGCCGACGCCGGACTGGACGTGCTCTGCGAGAAGCCGCTGACGACCGACGCCGAGAGCGCCGCCGACCTGTTCGACTACTGCGAAGACGCCGACGTGACGCTCATGGAGGCGTTCATGTACCACTTCCACCCGCGGACCGTCCGCGCCCGTGAGATAGCGTCCGAGGAACTCGGCGCGGTGCGGTCCGTCGAGGCGGCGTTCAAGTTCCGGCTCGACGACCCCGCGGACATCCGCCTGAACCCCGAACTCGGCGGCGGGTCGCTGTTCGACGTGGGGAGCTACGCCGTCAGCGCGGCGCGGAACTTCCTCGGCGAACCCGACCGGGCGTACGCCCACCTCGCCGACACCCGCGACAGCGGCGTCGACACCGAGGCGGCGGGAGTGCTGGAGTACGCCGACGGACGCACCGCCCGCGTCGCCTCGGGGTTCGACACGACGCACGTCGAACGCTACCGCGTCGAAGCGGTCGACGGCTATCTGGAGGCGACGGACTGCTTCGGACCCGGCCGGACGTCGGTCGGCCTCACCTACGGCGTCGACGGGCGCGAGGTGACCGAGACGTTCGACGCGGTGGACCAGTACCGCCTGCAGGTCGACCACTTCGCCGAGGCGGCCGCGGCCGGGACGACGCCCCGAGTCGACCGCGCGGAGACGGTGGCGAACATGCGCGCAATCGACGCCCTGCGAGCGAGCGCGGCCGAGGGGCGACCGGTCCCGGTCGGCCGGGACGGCGAGTGA
- the trkA gene encoding Trk system potassium transporter TrkA: MRVVIVGAGEVGSNIAASLADSHDVVVVDVDPERVEEVKYSLDVLAIEGDGASIDTLEEAGVADADLLIASTDDDETNLATCGTAKALGDPFTIARVKQVGFLRTWERSRGAFDVDFMVCSNLVAAEDIVQVIGLPAAVNVEQFAQGLVQMAEFEIGESSSVAGQTVSEADQYELLTFAAILRDDDVEIPDGDSRIEAGDRVVVIGMPKAVHEFALTAAPTRMPNDATNVFVVGGGEIGFQTAQLLQERGLSPRLVERDPERARELAEQLSETVVLQMDATDTDALERENVGTADVVVAALDSDQNSLFAALVAKRLGAKRAVAVVEDGDHRDLFETVGVDAAVNPRVVTAEEITRITREETAEKLTFIEDDRAEVFEVEVDGDSVLAGRPIRESVADLPRGVVVGSIVRDRELVSPRGDTVVEVGDHVVLFVDSSVAEEVTAAV, from the coding sequence GTGCGCGTCGTAATCGTCGGCGCCGGTGAGGTCGGATCGAACATCGCCGCCAGCCTCGCGGACTCGCACGACGTGGTGGTGGTGGACGTCGACCCCGAACGGGTCGAGGAGGTGAAGTATTCGCTGGACGTGCTCGCGATAGAGGGCGACGGGGCGTCTATCGACACGTTGGAGGAGGCCGGCGTCGCCGACGCCGACCTCCTCATCGCCAGCACGGACGACGACGAGACCAACCTCGCCACCTGCGGGACGGCCAAAGCGCTCGGCGACCCGTTCACCATCGCCCGCGTCAAGCAGGTGGGGTTCCTCCGGACGTGGGAGCGGTCCCGCGGCGCGTTCGACGTCGACTTCATGGTCTGTTCGAACCTCGTCGCCGCCGAGGACATCGTTCAGGTCATCGGCCTCCCCGCCGCCGTCAACGTCGAGCAGTTCGCGCAGGGACTCGTCCAGATGGCGGAGTTCGAGATCGGCGAGTCGAGTTCCGTCGCCGGGCAGACGGTCAGCGAGGCCGACCAGTACGAACTGCTCACGTTCGCCGCGATTCTCCGCGACGACGACGTCGAGATACCAGACGGCGACAGCCGAATCGAAGCCGGCGACCGCGTCGTCGTCATCGGGATGCCGAAGGCCGTCCACGAGTTCGCGCTGACGGCCGCCCCGACGCGGATGCCGAACGACGCGACGAACGTGTTCGTCGTGGGCGGCGGCGAAATCGGCTTTCAGACCGCGCAGTTGCTCCAGGAGCGCGGTCTCTCGCCGCGACTGGTCGAACGCGACCCCGAACGGGCGCGCGAACTGGCCGAACAGCTCTCGGAGACGGTCGTCCTCCAGATGGACGCGACCGACACGGACGCGCTCGAACGGGAGAACGTCGGCACCGCCGACGTCGTCGTCGCCGCCCTCGACTCCGACCAGAACAGCCTCTTCGCCGCGCTGGTCGCGAAGCGACTCGGCGCGAAGCGGGCCGTCGCGGTGGTCGAGGACGGAGACCACCGGGACCTGTTCGAGACGGTCGGCGTGGACGCGGCGGTCAACCCGCGCGTCGTGACCGCGGAGGAGATTACGCGAATCACGCGCGAGGAGACGGCCGAGAAACTCACGTTCATCGAGGACGACCGCGCCGAGGTGTTCGAAGTGGAGGTGGACGGCGACAGCGTGCTCGCGGGGCGACCGATTCGGGAGTCCGTCGCCGACCTCCCGCGGGGCGTCGTCGTCGGCTCGATAGTGCGGGACCGGGAGTTGGTCTCGCCGCGCGGCGATACGGTCGTCGAAGTCGGCGACCACGTCGTCCTCTTCGTCGACTCGTCCGTGGCGGAGGAAGTCACCGCCGCCGTGTGA
- a CDS encoding TrkH family potassium uptake protein, with the protein MNANIDAYVDYRTSVGFLGSVLKYMAIPLTLPLGVALYYGESPLPFVVAMVVMVTAGVGLERLRTTPDLGHREAFLLVSMTWFVVPLLGTIPYLVAGQGTVAHPVNALFESMSGFTTTGSTVLGEISFDRHTRSILMWRQVTQWLGGMGIIVLMVAILPELSVGGAQVIDEEAPGLSIEKLTPRIRDTASALWRIYIGFTVAAMVVYYGLHLAGVAPNMDLYNAVAHALTTMPTGGFSPEARSAEAFSPAIQWAITLFMVVAGTNFALFWYVLMGEPRRLTGNAEFRAYLAAMLAVTGVFVVLLFTGLGLDVSPSNVAPIPGHLEHALRQAAFQTAAVVTTTGYASMDFNTWDQSAQLILLFAMFLGGSAGSAAGSVKIIRWYLVQKTIRRELFTSVHPDAVRPVRLADEVIDERTVRGLFVFTMTFVTIFALSTVVLYLDSLRVGLELSAIEAVSASIATLGNIGPGVGVVGPMNNFLPFSPFSKLYMVVLMWIGRLEILSVLIVFTPSYWRA; encoded by the coding sequence ATGAACGCAAATATCGACGCCTACGTGGACTACCGGACGAGCGTAGGCTTTCTCGGTTCCGTTCTCAAGTACATGGCTATCCCGCTCACCCTCCCGCTGGGCGTCGCCCTCTACTACGGCGAGAGCCCGCTCCCCTTCGTCGTCGCCATGGTCGTGATGGTGACCGCCGGGGTGGGACTCGAACGACTCCGAACGACGCCGGACCTCGGCCACAGGGAGGCGTTCCTCCTCGTGAGCATGACGTGGTTCGTGGTCCCCCTCCTGGGGACGATTCCCTACCTCGTCGCCGGGCAGGGGACCGTCGCGCACCCGGTGAACGCGCTGTTCGAGAGCATGAGCGGGTTCACGACGACGGGGTCGACCGTGCTCGGCGAGATATCGTTCGACCGGCACACGCGGTCGATACTCATGTGGCGGCAGGTCACCCAGTGGCTCGGCGGGATGGGCATCATCGTCCTGATGGTCGCCATCCTGCCCGAACTCTCCGTCGGCGGCGCTCAGGTCATCGACGAGGAGGCACCCGGACTGTCGATAGAGAAGCTGACACCGCGGATTCGGGACACGGCCAGCGCGCTCTGGCGCATCTACATCGGGTTCACCGTGGCGGCGATGGTCGTCTACTACGGCCTCCACCTCGCCGGCGTCGCGCCGAACATGGACCTCTACAACGCCGTCGCGCACGCGTTGACGACGATGCCGACCGGCGGGTTCTCCCCCGAAGCGCGGAGCGCGGAGGCGTTCTCGCCGGCGATTCAGTGGGCCATCACCCTGTTCATGGTCGTCGCGGGGACGAACTTCGCGCTGTTCTGGTACGTCCTGATGGGCGAACCGAGGCGGCTGACGGGGAACGCCGAGTTCCGGGCGTACTTGGCGGCGATGCTGGCCGTCACGGGCGTCTTCGTCGTCCTGTTGTTCACGGGTCTCGGCCTCGACGTGTCGCCGTCGAACGTCGCGCCGATTCCGGGGCACCTCGAACACGCGCTCCGACAGGCCGCCTTCCAGACGGCGGCGGTGGTCACCACGACGGGGTACGCCAGCATGGACTTCAACACGTGGGACCAGTCGGCGCAGCTCATCCTCCTGTTCGCCATGTTCCTCGGCGGGTCCGCCGGGTCGGCGGCCGGGTCGGTCAAGATAATCCGCTGGTACCTCGTCCAGAAGACCATCCGCCGAGAGCTGTTCACCTCGGTCCACCCCGACGCGGTGCGACCGGTCCGACTGGCCGACGAGGTGATAGACGAGCGGACCGTCCGCGGCCTGTTCGTCTTCACGATGACGTTCGTCACCATCTTCGCCCTCTCGACGGTCGTCCTCTACCTCGACAGCCTCCGCGTCGGCCTCGAACTCAGCGCCATCGAAGCCGTGAGCGCCTCCATCGCCACCCTCGGGAACATCGGCCCGGGCGTCGGCGTCGTCGGGCCGATGAACAACTTCCTGCCGTTCTCGCCGTTCTCGAAGCTCTACATGGTCGTCCTGATGTGGATCGGCCGACTGGAGATTCTGTCCGTCCTCATCGTGTTCACGCCGTCGTACTGGCGCGCGTGA
- a CDS encoding BGTF surface domain-containing protein — MPDWSLPPTSGLVTVFLVVGLVAGATGVVVAQESSVELATQDGRVVVHAAEDATITGTSDLDAGSNLTLRIQSAGDTQPQFLKTQTVTVAENGSFAAPFDFSEQASGDTFAVTVVRGGETVAESEGVVLAPGETLTGDASSTADASATGDGTGASTPGFGLVAALAALAAVAGYARFR; from the coding sequence ATGCCCGATTGGTCTCTCCCTCCCACGAGTGGTCTCGTCACAGTCTTCCTCGTCGTCGGCCTCGTCGCGGGCGCGACGGGCGTCGTCGTCGCCCAAGAGTCGTCTGTCGAGTTGGCGACGCAGGACGGACGCGTCGTCGTCCATGCGGCCGAGGACGCGACGATAACCGGCACGTCGGACCTCGACGCGGGGTCGAACCTGACGCTCCGCATCCAGTCCGCGGGGGACACCCAACCGCAGTTCCTCAAGACGCAGACGGTGACCGTCGCCGAGAACGGGTCGTTCGCCGCCCCGTTCGACTTCTCCGAACAGGCGAGCGGTGACACGTTCGCGGTGACCGTCGTCCGCGGCGGCGAGACGGTGGCCGAGTCCGAGGGTGTGGTGCTGGCGCCCGGCGAGACGCTCACCGGCGACGCGTCGTCGACGGCCGACGCTTCGGCGACCGGAGACGGAACCGGCGCGTCGACGCCCGGATTCGGCCTCGTCGCCGCCCTCGCCGCCCTCGCCGCGGTGGCGGGGTACGCCCGGTTCCGGTAG
- a CDS encoding transporter, which translates to MKTSTIVILVGVVFLFIPIPPIATIIGILTILAGVAFRALGGS; encoded by the coding sequence ATGAAGACATCCACCATCGTGATACTCGTCGGCGTCGTGTTCCTGTTCATCCCGATTCCGCCCATCGCCACCATCATCGGCATCCTGACCATCCTCGCCGGCGTCGCGTTCCGGGCGCTGGGCGGCAGTTAG
- the gatA gene encoding Asp-tRNA(Asn)/Glu-tRNA(Gln) amidotransferase subunit GatA — MSANIFITEETIDGDDDGPLAGRTVAVKDNISTDGVRTTCGSAMLESYVPPYDATVVERLKAAGATIVGKTNMDEFGMGGTTETSAFGPTENPVDTERVPGGSSGGSAAAVAAGEADLALGTDTGGSVRNPAAFCGVVGIKPTYGLVSRYGLVAYANSLEQVGPIGSTVEDAAALLDVISGADERDATTRFDQSAETDGHPADGADYAAAADGDVDGLTVGVITDLLEGADERVVETFEAAVADLEAQGADVVEVSLDSLEHAVQAYYVIATSEASSNLARYDGVRYGLSTGKEGNWNDVYADTREEGFGAEVKRRILLGTYALSAGYHDKYYKKAQDARAWIKQDFDEAFAEADVLATPTMPVLPPKLGESLSDPLQLYLMDANTVPVNLANLPAISVPAGEAEGLPVGLQLIGPKFGEETMIRAASAVEN, encoded by the coding sequence ATGAGCGCGAACATCTTCATCACCGAGGAGACCATCGACGGCGACGACGACGGCCCACTCGCCGGGCGGACCGTCGCCGTCAAGGACAACATCAGCACCGACGGCGTCCGCACGACGTGCGGGTCCGCGATGCTCGAATCGTACGTCCCGCCGTACGACGCCACGGTGGTCGAACGCCTGAAAGCCGCCGGCGCGACCATCGTCGGCAAGACGAACATGGACGAGTTCGGGATGGGCGGCACGACCGAAACCTCGGCGTTCGGCCCGACGGAGAACCCCGTTGACACCGAACGCGTGCCCGGGGGGTCCTCGGGCGGGTCGGCCGCCGCCGTCGCCGCGGGCGAGGCGGACCTCGCACTCGGCACGGACACCGGCGGGTCGGTGCGCAACCCGGCCGCCTTCTGCGGCGTCGTCGGCATCAAGCCCACCTACGGACTCGTCTCTCGGTACGGACTCGTCGCCTACGCGAACTCCCTCGAACAGGTCGGCCCCATCGGGTCCACCGTCGAGGACGCCGCCGCCCTCCTGGACGTCATCTCGGGCGCGGACGAACGCGACGCGACGACGCGGTTCGACCAGTCCGCGGAGACGGACGGCCACCCGGCCGACGGCGCCGACTACGCGGCCGCCGCGGACGGCGACGTCGACGGTCTGACCGTCGGCGTCATCACGGACCTCCTCGAGGGCGCGGACGAACGCGTCGTCGAGACGTTCGAGGCGGCCGTCGCGGACCTCGAAGCGCAGGGCGCGGACGTGGTCGAAGTCAGCCTCGACTCCCTCGAACACGCGGTGCAGGCGTACTACGTCATCGCCACGTCCGAGGCCTCCTCGAACCTCGCGCGCTACGACGGCGTGCGCTACGGCCTCTCGACGGGCAAGGAGGGCAACTGGAACGACGTGTACGCCGACACCCGCGAGGAGGGGTTCGGCGCGGAGGTCAAGCGCCGCATCCTCCTCGGCACGTACGCCCTCTCGGCGGGCTACCACGACAAGTACTACAAGAAGGCCCAAGACGCCCGGGCGTGGATAAAACAGGACTTCGACGAGGCGTTCGCCGAGGCGGACGTCCTCGCCACGCCGACGATGCCCGTCCTCCCGCCGAAACTCGGCGAGAGCCTCTCGGACCCCCTGCAACTGTATCTGATGGACGCCAACACCGTCCCCGTGAACCTCGCGAACCTCCCCGCCATCTCCGTCCCGGCGGGCGAGGCGGAGGGCCTCCCGGTCGGCCTCCAGCTAATCGGACCGAAGTTCGGTGAAGAGACGATGATTCGGGCGGCGTCGGCCGTCGAGAACTGA
- the gatC gene encoding Asp-tRNA(Asn)/Glu-tRNA(Gln) amidotransferase subunit GatC, translating to MSDTPVDAEEVRHVAELARVNLAEDEVEEFAAQFADILDYFDALDEVPEVESEPDLVNVMRTDEVEDCLDQEEALGNAPESEDGFFKGPRVS from the coding sequence ATGAGCGATACGCCCGTGGACGCCGAGGAGGTGCGTCACGTCGCGGAGTTGGCGCGGGTGAACCTCGCGGAGGACGAAGTGGAGGAGTTCGCCGCCCAGTTCGCCGACATCCTCGACTACTTCGACGCCCTCGACGAGGTGCCCGAGGTCGAGTCGGAACCCGACCTCGTGAACGTGATGCGAACCGACGAGGTGGAGGACTGTCTCGACCAGGAGGAGGCACTGGGGAACGCCCCCGAGTCCGAAGACGGCTTCTTCAAGGGACCGCGGGTGTCGTAG
- a CDS encoding transcription initiation factor IIB, giving the protein MTESARSYRTRSARAREDTGEREEEDAVEDEETLRCPECGSTNLAADDGRGETVCEDCGLVVEEDEIDHGPEWRAFDSAEKDEKSRVGAPTTNMMHDKGLSTNIGWQDKDAYGNSLSSNQRQKMQRLRTWNERFRTRDSKERNLKQALGEIDRMASALGLPDNVRETASVIYRRALDDDLLPGRSIEGVATSALYAAARMAGTPRSLDEITVVSRVDKDEISRTYRYVVRELGLEIEPADPEQYVPRFASELGLTDESERHARQLLKTAKEQGIHSGKSPVGLAAAAIYAASLLANEKVTQSEVSEVANISEVTIRNRYHELLEAEEGLTA; this is encoded by the coding sequence ATGACTGAAAGCGCCCGAAGTTACCGAACGCGGAGTGCGCGCGCGCGTGAGGACACCGGCGAACGAGAGGAGGAAGACGCCGTGGAAGACGAGGAGACGCTTCGCTGTCCCGAGTGCGGGTCGACGAACCTCGCCGCCGACGACGGACGGGGCGAGACGGTGTGTGAGGACTGCGGCCTCGTCGTCGAGGAGGACGAGATAGACCACGGTCCAGAGTGGCGAGCGTTCGACTCGGCCGAGAAGGACGAGAAGTCCCGCGTCGGCGCGCCGACGACGAACATGATGCACGACAAGGGGTTGTCGACGAACATCGGCTGGCAGGACAAGGACGCCTACGGCAACTCCCTGTCGTCCAATCAGCGCCAGAAGATGCAGCGACTGCGCACGTGGAACGAGCGCTTCCGCACGCGAGACTCCAAAGAGCGCAACCTGAAGCAGGCGCTCGGCGAGATAGACCGGATGGCGTCGGCGCTCGGACTCCCCGACAACGTCCGCGAGACGGCCTCGGTCATCTACCGCCGTGCGCTGGACGACGACCTGCTCCCCGGCCGGTCCATCGAGGGCGTCGCCACCTCGGCCCTGTACGCCGCCGCGCGCATGGCCGGCACGCCCCGGTCGCTCGACGAGATTACGGTGGTGTCCCGCGTCGACAAAGACGAGATATCGCGGACGTACCGCTACGTCGTCCGCGAACTCGGCCTCGAAATCGAACCCGCGGACCCCGAGCAGTACGTCCCGCGGTTCGCCTCGGAACTCGGCCTCACCGACGAGTCCGAACGCCACGCCCGCCAACTGCTGAAGACGGCCAAAGAACAGGGCATCCACTCCGGGAAGTCGCCCGTCGGCCTCGCCGCCGCGGCCATCTACGCCGCCTCCCTGCTCGCCAACGAGAAGGTGACGCAGAGCGAGGTGAGCGAGGTGGCCAACATCTCGGAAGTGACTATCCGCAACCGCTACCACGAACTGCTCGAGGCCGAAGAAGGCCTGACGGCCTGA
- a CDS encoding NUDIX hydrolase: protein METTRHFTATVYIVNEGAVALHQHERLGIEIPPGGHVDRDELPHEAGLREVAEETGLDAELLDDTDPVDAPDGERLPDPRHQMLYDINVHGDGGVGHQHIDHIYYATVSSRDIDPNGDDEADPEVWTWYDAAALRESDLDPDTVQFSLEAIGVAASAD, encoded by the coding sequence ATGGAGACGACGCGACACTTCACTGCGACCGTCTACATCGTCAACGAGGGGGCCGTCGCCCTCCACCAGCACGAACGACTCGGCATCGAGATTCCGCCGGGCGGCCACGTCGACAGGGACGAACTCCCGCACGAGGCGGGCCTGCGCGAGGTGGCCGAAGAGACCGGTCTCGACGCCGAGTTACTGGACGACACCGACCCGGTGGACGCGCCGGACGGCGAACGCCTGCCGGACCCGCGACACCAGATGCTGTACGACATCAACGTCCACGGCGACGGCGGCGTCGGCCACCAGCACATCGACCACATCTACTACGCGACGGTATCGTCCCGCGACATCGACCCGAACGGCGACGACGAGGCGGACCCGGAGGTGTGGACGTGGTACGACGCCGCCGCCCTCCGCGAGTCCGACCTCGACCCCGACACCGTCCAGTTCTCCCTCGAAGCCATCGGCGTCGCCGCGTCGGCCGACTGA
- a CDS encoding asparagine synthase C-terminal domain-containing protein, which produces MLRGADESTVRAAVETADPLPGTAGFAGELDGALVRDVLGRQPLFIERDDPTTWAFDRRELAAPVRVPAGTRRPVDGDGDDSERGGADERLWTLPTPAPETDRTAALAAVDDAVTAAVRGVDPDDLAVAFSGGVDSAVVAAGVPAAPCYVAGFEGSHDVAAARDAAAAMDREVRVVELTHDALREAVPELVSILGRTNPMDLQIVLPLYLVGKRVAADGFDRLAVGQGADELFGGYAKVAKAPDDPRVEAETVRGAATELIRTLPDQLERDVLALRAAGVEPVAPLLHDDVVAAALPLPGELLVADGRRKVALREVARGLVPADVAAADKKAVQYGTYASRELDRLARRAGYKRRMDDHVEKYVRSLVEE; this is translated from the coding sequence ATGCTCCGCGGGGCCGACGAGTCGACGGTCCGCGCCGCCGTCGAGACGGCCGACCCGCTTCCCGGCACCGCCGGCTTCGCCGGCGAACTGGACGGCGCACTCGTCCGCGACGTCCTCGGCCGCCAACCCCTGTTTATCGAACGCGACGACCCCACGACGTGGGCGTTCGACCGCCGCGAACTCGCCGCCCCCGTCCGCGTGCCGGCGGGAACGCGGCGGCCCGTCGACGGCGATGGAGACGACAGCGAGAGAGGGGGGGCGGACGAACGCCTGTGGACGCTGCCGACGCCGGCCCCCGAGACGGACCGGACCGCCGCCCTCGCCGCCGTCGACGACGCCGTCACGGCCGCCGTGCGCGGCGTCGACCCGGACGACTTGGCGGTGGCGTTCTCCGGCGGCGTCGACTCCGCCGTCGTCGCCGCCGGCGTGCCGGCGGCACCCTGTTACGTCGCCGGGTTCGAGGGGAGCCACGACGTGGCCGCGGCGCGCGACGCCGCCGCGGCGATGGACCGCGAGGTGCGCGTCGTCGAGTTGACCCACGACGCACTCCGCGAGGCCGTCCCCGAACTCGTCTCGATTCTCGGCCGGACGAACCCGATGGACCTGCAGATAGTCCTGCCGCTCTACCTCGTCGGCAAGCGCGTCGCCGCGGACGGCTTCGACCGACTCGCCGTCGGGCAGGGCGCGGACGAACTGTTCGGCGGGTACGCGAAGGTGGCGAAGGCACCAGACGACCCGCGCGTCGAGGCGGAGACGGTCCGCGGCGCGGCGACCGAACTGATTCGGACGCTCCCCGACCAGTTGGAACGCGACGTGCTCGCCCTCCGCGCGGCGGGCGTCGAACCCGTGGCTCCCCTCCTCCACGACGACGTGGTGGCCGCCGCGCTTCCGCTACCGGGAGAGTTGCTCGTCGCCGACGGCCGCCGGAAAGTCGCCCTCCGCGAGGTGGCGCGCGGACTCGTCCCCGCCGACGTGGCCGCGGCGGACAAGAAGGCCGTCCAGTACGGGACGTACGCGTCGCGGGAACTCGACCGACTGGCGCGGCGGGCGGGCTACAAGCGCCGGATGGACGACCACGTCGAGAAGTACGTCCGGTCGCTCGTCGAGGAGTGA
- a CDS encoding PHP domain-containing protein gives MLSVELHAHSALSYDGRDPIELLLEQAEAVGLDALAVTDHDEIDASLRAADVAEEYGLVGIPGMEVTSAAGHVLALGIDELIPAGLSYDETLSAIRDQGGIAVVPHPFQSSRHGVAPHITRTQLAEADAIEVYNSRLFTGRSNRKAERFATARDLPKTAGSDAHISEMVGQAVTEVATDDRSVDGVLDAVTAGETSVVGSKTPWRISFRQFGGGVTRRVRRGVTELL, from the coding sequence GTGTTATCGGTCGAGTTGCACGCGCATTCGGCGCTCTCGTACGACGGCCGTGACCCGATAGAACTCCTCCTCGAACAGGCGGAGGCGGTCGGTCTGGACGCCCTCGCGGTCACCGACCACGACGAGATAGACGCGAGTCTCCGCGCCGCCGACGTCGCCGAGGAGTACGGACTGGTCGGCATCCCGGGGATGGAGGTCACGTCCGCGGCGGGTCACGTGCTCGCACTCGGCATCGACGAACTGATTCCGGCCGGTCTCTCCTACGACGAGACGCTCTCGGCCATCCGCGACCAGGGCGGCATCGCCGTCGTCCCGCACCCGTTCCAGTCCTCGCGGCACGGCGTCGCCCCGCACATCACCCGCACGCAACTCGCCGAGGCGGACGCCATCGAGGTGTACAACTCCCGGCTGTTCACCGGCCGGTCGAACCGGAAGGCCGAGCGGTTCGCCACGGCCCGCGACCTGCCGAAGACCGCCGGCAGCGACGCCCACATCAGCGAGATGGTCGGACAGGCCGTCACCGAAGTCGCCACGGACGACCGCTCCGTCGACGGCGTCCTCGACGCCGTCACGGCCGGCGAGACGAGCGTCGTCGGCAGCAAGACGCCGTGGCGCATCTCGTTCAGGCAGTTCGGCGGCGGCGTCACGCGCCGCGTGAGACGCGGCGTCACCGAGTTGCTCTGA